The window AAATTCCCCCTTTATTCAATGGATGAAGCCGTCACGTTTTTCAATGAAGCTGGATGGGGCACTTTACATTTAGAAAAAACTACAAAAGATTCAGCTTTCTATACGTTAAGTACATATAATCTACCTCAGAGTGGACAAAGTAGAAGTCATCGATTAGAAGCAGGTTTTTTAGCTGAACAACAACAAAAGCTTACTGGCTATTTAACCGAATGTTATGACGAGGAAGTTAAAAAGAACGGATTAGTCTCTTTACAAATAAAATGGGATTCTAAAACTAAAGGGTAGCAGGTTAGTCAATTTTTGACTTTTCCTGTCACCCTTTTTCAAAAGATTAGCGTATATAAAAATGTTCTTCAAGATTTCTAATATTTGTAGAAGGGCGACGGACAGGCAACCGCCATAAGATTACCTAGAAAATAAGGCTGGTCGTGACGCAGTCACGACCAGCCTTATTAAAAATCAAACGGTAATCCTATAGCAAAACGTCTGTCCTAAGCACTTCTAAAACGATAGAAACAGGATTTTGACATAAAAGGACCGGGCCTCTTTTTTGCCCGGTTTTTATTAACAATTAAGAAAAAATGTTTAAACTGATTGATGAGTTAACGCAAGATCGAACTCGTCATGCAAGGCATTAGCAGCATCAATCATATGTTGCTGAGGTACAACAACTGACACTTTTATCTCAGATGTACTTACCATCTTCACAGGAATATTCTCTGTTCTAAGTCGATCAAACATTTGAGCTGCAACACCTGGGTTCGATACCATACCAGAACCTACAATAGAAACCTTTGAAAGTCCTACTTCAAAATCTGCGAAGGTAAAGCCAAGCTCTTGTTTATGTGTTTCTAAAACTGTAATCGCTTCAGCAAGAGATTCCTTTTTAATAGAAAAAGAAACTGCTGGCTTCACTCCATCAACTATCGACTGAACAATTATATCCACGTTT is drawn from Psychrobacillus sp. INOP01 and contains these coding sequences:
- a CDS encoding YslB family protein → MNEKEHSHVTSFGYELIRDHVLTSILGKHEKDILYWAGKDLARKFPLYSMDEAVTFFNEAGWGTLHLEKTTKDSAFYTLSTYNLPQSGQSRSHRLEAGFLAEQQQKLTGYLTECYDEEVKKNGLVSLQIKWDSKTKG